In Bacillus cytotoxicus NVH 391-98, the following are encoded in one genomic region:
- the argH gene encoding argininosuccinate lyase, translating to MKQMKEEFIEEEGSDFPGKTYMNCVLKHVFEFQREHLLYDMFMVHRAHIIMLIEEKIISLQEGKEILTAVEKVAQIPKDELHYNSKYEDLFFLIEHFIIKEANDNTISNMHIGRSRNDMGVTMYRLSLRRYLLRFMEHFMLLQESILQVAHNHIDTIMPAYTHTQPAQPTTFGHYMVAVYDVMGRDLERIWKTYHFLNNSPMGAAALSTTSFLINRKRVAELLGFSSVIENSYDAVAGADYLLEVSSLLMVTMTNMGRWIHDFLLLATKEYNGITVANPYVQISSIMPQKRNPVSIEHARALTSSAIGEAFTVFQMIHNTPFGDIVDTEDDLQPYLYEGMEKAIRVFCTMNAVVRTMKVEEKVLKDRSFQHAITITDLADTLTKNYHIPFRLAHHAASEVAKMSLEQSKELHELELGEINVYLQKRFKIKLSKEEWENSILPEMFVKKRIVYGGPSHQEMERMILKRRAAFEQAEKNFEREKQRISKVEKETMQLVTDMIRL from the coding sequence ATGAAGCAAATGAAAGAAGAATTTATAGAGGAAGAAGGCAGTGATTTCCCTGGAAAGACCTATATGAATTGTGTGTTGAAACATGTGTTTGAGTTTCAAAGAGAGCATTTGTTATATGATATGTTTATGGTTCACAGAGCTCATATCATTATGTTAATAGAAGAAAAAATAATAAGTTTACAAGAGGGAAAAGAGATTTTAACAGCAGTCGAGAAAGTCGCACAAATTCCGAAAGACGAGCTGCATTATAATTCGAAATATGAAGATCTTTTCTTTTTGATTGAACATTTCATCATAAAAGAAGCAAATGACAATACGATTAGTAATATGCATATTGGCAGAAGCCGGAATGATATGGGAGTGACAATGTATCGGTTGAGTTTGCGTCGTTATCTATTACGTTTTATGGAACATTTTATGTTATTACAGGAAAGTATATTACAAGTTGCTCATAATCATATCGATACAATTATGCCTGCTTACACACATACACAACCAGCTCAACCAACAACATTTGGTCATTACATGGTAGCTGTTTATGATGTAATGGGGCGAGACTTGGAGAGGATTTGGAAAACATATCATTTCTTGAATAATTCACCAATGGGAGCTGCGGCTCTTTCTACAACGAGTTTTCTGATTAATAGGAAAAGAGTAGCTGAATTACTTGGTTTTTCAAGTGTTATTGAAAACTCTTATGATGCAGTTGCAGGTGCTGATTATTTGTTAGAAGTGAGTTCTTTACTCATGGTGACAATGACGAATATGGGGAGATGGATACATGATTTTTTACTGCTTGCAACGAAAGAATATAATGGTATCACGGTTGCGAATCCATATGTGCAAATTAGTAGCATCATGCCGCAAAAACGTAATCCGGTATCGATTGAACACGCTCGTGCCCTCACTAGTAGTGCGATAGGAGAAGCTTTTACTGTCTTTCAAATGATCCACAATACTCCGTTTGGTGATATTGTAGATACAGAGGATGATTTACAACCGTATTTATATGAGGGAATGGAAAAAGCAATTCGTGTATTTTGTACGATGAATGCAGTAGTTCGAACAATGAAAGTAGAAGAGAAAGTTTTAAAAGACCGATCATTTCAGCACGCTATTACCATTACGGATTTGGCAGACACATTAACAAAGAATTATCATATTCCTTTTCGTCTTGCTCATCATGCTGCAAGTGAAGTTGCAAAAATGTCTTTGGAACAAAGCAAAGAATTGCATGAATTAGAGCTAGGAGAAATAAACGTATACTTACAAAAGCGATTTAAAATAAAGCTTTCAAAGGAAGAATGGGAAAATAGTATATTGCCAGAAATGTTTGTAAAGAAACGAATTGTATATGGAGGACCAAGTCACCAAGAGATGGAGCGGATGATTTTAAAAAGAAGAGCAGCATTTGAGCAAGCAGAGAAGAATTTTGAAAGAGAAAAACAGCGCATTTCTAAAGTAGAAAAAGAAACAATGCAACTTGTTACAGACATGATCAGATTGTAA
- a CDS encoding serine hydrolase — MKKVIVCAGIVAMLMLLVSGNFLAKKVWSSNNDDAQYIASFVEEHKDEKNSALLIKRNDKVVYSVNPDVVLPVASTMKLIVALEFTKQVTEGKIDPNSYVSIHDVNRYYVPNTDGGAQERWQKYLQRKGKIDENAVSLEEVARGMMKFSSNANAEYLMEKLGLDNVNQNLKKLALPSHEPLFPIVSSLYIPGYLHKELHVPKYQIEKKLKEMSQEQYRQYAMVIHERLKNKGAMLQKEIPLYLEERYDKIWSDRLPAASANDYMILLQKVNHKAGFAKAEAKEWASLVETDMSTKKYRKIFRHAGQKNGYTPWTLAKAVYATDKFGNCTEIVFLANHLNEDDSAELRKHLRNLHFQILQNEKYNATVIK; from the coding sequence TTGAAGAAAGTTATAGTTTGTGCAGGAATTGTAGCTATGTTGATGTTGTTAGTATCAGGTAACTTTCTAGCGAAAAAAGTTTGGAGCTCCAATAATGATGATGCACAGTATATCGCTTCATTTGTTGAAGAACATAAAGATGAAAAAAACAGCGCTTTACTCATAAAGCGAAATGATAAAGTTGTGTACTCTGTAAATCCAGATGTTGTTTTACCAGTGGCAAGTACAATGAAATTAATTGTTGCTCTTGAATTTACAAAACAAGTAACAGAAGGGAAAATTGATCCAAATAGCTATGTCTCCATCCATGATGTGAACCGTTATTATGTACCAAATACAGATGGTGGTGCCCAGGAACGATGGCAAAAATATTTACAAAGAAAAGGAAAAATAGATGAAAATGCTGTTTCTTTAGAAGAAGTAGCAAGAGGGATGATGAAATTTAGCTCCAATGCGAATGCGGAATACTTGATGGAAAAGCTCGGATTGGACAATGTGAATCAAAATTTGAAAAAACTAGCACTTCCATCGCATGAACCGTTATTTCCAATTGTTTCATCCTTGTATATTCCAGGATATCTCCATAAAGAGTTACACGTTCCTAAATATCAAATCGAGAAAAAGTTAAAAGAAATGTCTCAAGAGCAGTATCGTCAATATGCAATGGTGATTCATGAGCGTTTGAAAAACAAGGGTGCGATGCTACAAAAAGAAATTCCGTTATATTTAGAAGAACGATATGATAAGATATGGTCCGATCGTTTGCCAGCTGCTTCAGCAAATGACTATATGATTTTGTTACAAAAGGTAAATCATAAGGCAGGGTTTGCAAAGGCTGAGGCAAAAGAATGGGCTAGTCTTGTAGAAACAGATATGAGTACGAAAAAGTATCGTAAAATATTCAGACATGCTGGACAAAAAAATGGTTATACACCATGGACATTAGCAAAAGCTGTTTATGCTACAGATAAGTTTGGGAACTGTACGGAAATTGTGTTTTTAGCAAATCATTTAAATGAAGATGATAGTGCTGAATTGCGTAAGCATTTACGAAATTTACATTTTCAAATTTTACAAAATGAGAAATATAATGCGACTGTTATTAAATAA
- a CDS encoding nucleoside hydrolase has translation MKKVLFLGDPGIDDSLAIMYGLLHPDIDIVGIVTGYGNVSQEQATSNAAYLLQLAGREDIPVIKGAMMPLSGEFTTYYPEIHGAEGMGPIRPPKSISPNVKPFCEFFSILEKYKGEIIIVDAGRSTTLATAFILEKTLMQYVKEYYIMGGAFLIPGNVTPVAEANFYGDAIASQLVMQNAKNVTLIPLNVTSEAIITPETVKYLAKHSKTAFHTLIEPIFTYYYKAYKKLNPKITGSPVHDVVTMMAMANPSFLDYVYRRVAVDTDGIAKGESIADFRPQPDAKALKNWMRIGWSLHYKKFLKDFVRIMT, from the coding sequence ATGAAGAAAGTACTGTTTTTGGGGGATCCAGGAATTGATGATTCGTTAGCGATTATGTATGGGTTGTTGCATCCTGATATTGATATTGTTGGTATTGTGACAGGATATGGGAATGTATCGCAAGAACAAGCGACAAGTAATGCGGCCTACTTATTACAATTAGCTGGGCGGGAAGATATTCCGGTTATTAAAGGAGCAATGATGCCACTGTCAGGAGAATTTACAACGTACTATCCAGAAATTCATGGTGCAGAAGGAATGGGGCCCATTCGTCCACCAAAAAGCATTTCACCGAATGTGAAACCTTTTTGTGAATTTTTTTCTATTTTGGAAAAGTACAAAGGAGAAATTATTATTGTTGATGCTGGGAGATCAACAACATTAGCAACAGCTTTTATTTTAGAAAAAACGCTTATGCAATATGTGAAAGAGTACTATATAATGGGCGGAGCCTTCTTAATACCAGGGAATGTTACGCCAGTTGCTGAGGCAAATTTTTATGGAGACGCAATTGCTTCGCAACTTGTTATGCAAAATGCAAAAAACGTAACATTAATACCGCTTAATGTTACCTCGGAAGCGATTATAACGCCAGAGACAGTAAAATATCTTGCAAAGCATTCAAAAACTGCTTTTCATACATTAATTGAACCGATTTTTACGTATTATTATAAGGCATATAAAAAGTTAAATCCGAAAATAACTGGAAGTCCGGTTCATGATGTTGTAACCATGATGGCGATGGCTAATCCCTCTTTTTTAGACTATGTATACCGCCGCGTTGCGGTGGATACAGATGGAATTGCAAAGGGGGAAAGTATTGCGGACTTTCGACCACAGCCCGATGCGAAAGCGCTAAAAAATTGGATGAGAATTGGCTGGTCGTTGCACTATAAAAAATTTCTTAAGGATTTCGTTAGAATTATGACATAG
- the panF gene encoding sodium/pantothenate symporter: protein MNWYVIIPMIISFIIVFLIGVYASRRVQATAHHKFLQEYFLGGRELGGLLLAMTMIATYGSASSFIGGPGIAYNMGLGWVLLSAIQIVTGYIVLTVLGKKFAIIARKMEAITLIDYLKGRYNHKGVVILSALCIIIFLFSATVAQWVGGGRLIESLTGLSYTTSLFLFTFSVLVYVLIGGFRAVALSDTLLGIIMLVGTTIILIATVIAGGGIENIMHDLVQINPKLITPFGADGSLTKTYVTSFWILIGIGVVGLPQISVRAMSYKNSKAMHQALIIGTVVVGTIMIGMHLTGVFARVVLPGIDVPDKVMPLLAMEVLPPWLAGIFLAAPMAAIMSTVNSLLLLVSSSIMKDIYVNYISEKATDQAIKTGSLWITGIIGLLVYAAAIKPPDFLIWLNLFSFGGLEAAFIWPIVLGLYWRKGNAIGAFTSIIVGVGSYIIIHLWFPNPFQIHTVVFPICFALIAYILGSIMTTKKES from the coding sequence ATGAATTGGTATGTAATAATTCCAATGATAATTTCTTTTATCATTGTATTTTTAATTGGTGTATATGCATCACGGCGCGTACAAGCGACAGCGCATCATAAATTTTTGCAAGAATACTTTCTTGGTGGACGTGAACTTGGTGGATTATTATTAGCAATGACAATGATTGCGACATATGGTAGTGCAAGCAGTTTTATTGGAGGGCCAGGTATTGCTTACAATATGGGACTTGGATGGGTACTACTATCTGCTATTCAAATCGTCACCGGCTATATTGTATTAACGGTTCTTGGTAAAAAATTTGCCATTATTGCACGCAAAATGGAAGCCATTACACTTATCGATTATTTAAAAGGGCGCTATAATCATAAAGGTGTTGTCATTTTATCGGCATTATGCATTATTATCTTTTTATTTTCTGCAACTGTAGCCCAGTGGGTTGGTGGCGGACGGTTAATAGAATCGTTAACGGGGCTTTCCTATACAACATCTTTATTTTTGTTTACATTTTCTGTTCTTGTGTATGTTTTAATCGGTGGATTTCGAGCAGTTGCATTATCTGATACATTACTAGGAATCATTATGTTAGTGGGCACAACAATTATTTTAATTGCAACAGTAATCGCTGGGGGCGGAATTGAAAATATTATGCATGACCTTGTGCAAATCAATCCGAAGCTAATTACACCATTTGGAGCAGACGGCAGTTTAACGAAAACATATGTGACATCATTTTGGATTTTAATAGGGATTGGAGTAGTTGGATTACCGCAAATTAGCGTGCGTGCCATGTCTTATAAAAATTCAAAAGCGATGCATCAAGCATTAATCATTGGTACTGTTGTCGTAGGAACGATTATGATTGGCATGCATTTAACAGGTGTATTTGCTCGTGTTGTACTTCCAGGCATAGATGTGCCTGATAAGGTGATGCCTCTTTTAGCAATGGAAGTATTACCACCTTGGCTTGCAGGAATTTTTTTAGCAGCACCGATGGCGGCGATTATGTCTACAGTGAATTCGCTCTTATTGCTTGTGAGTTCGTCTATCATGAAAGATATATACGTAAATTACATAAGTGAAAAAGCTACAGATCAAGCAATTAAAACAGGAAGTTTATGGATTACAGGGATCATTGGCTTACTTGTTTATGCAGCAGCGATTAAGCCACCAGACTTCTTAATTTGGTTAAATTTATTTTCTTTTGGTGGTTTAGAAGCAGCGTTTATTTGGCCGATTGTTTTAGGATTATATTGGAGAAAAGGAAATGCGATTGGTGCTTTTACATCTATAATTGTTGGGGTAGGATCTTATATCATCATTCACCTTTGGTTCCCCAATCCATTTCAAATTCATACGGTAGTATTTCCAATTTGTTTTGCGCTAATAGCTTACATACTTGGCAGCATTATGACAACGAAAAAAGAATCATAA
- a CDS encoding YhdT family protein, whose product MKYDHEDSRFRFAHKEALIGLGLACINFVIWYGFAYGLGSKDPSEYTYIFGFPAWFFYSCIVGFLIMVVLLSLVVRFVFQDIPLDEEEKSEE is encoded by the coding sequence ATGAAATATGATCATGAAGATTCGCGTTTTCGGTTTGCTCATAAGGAAGCGTTAATCGGACTAGGTCTTGCTTGTATAAATTTTGTTATATGGTATGGGTTTGCTTATGGACTAGGTAGTAAAGATCCGAGTGAATACACATATATATTCGGTTTTCCAGCTTGGTTTTTTTATAGCTGTATCGTTGGATTTCTTATCATGGTTGTCTTGCTAAGTTTAGTTGTACGCTTTGTATTTCAAGATATTCCACTCGATGAGGAAGAAAAAAGTGAGGAATGA
- a CDS encoding aldehyde dehydrogenase family protein: protein MSQLAVNLHEKVEQFLQGTKKLYVNGTFVESVSGKTFKTPNPATGETLAIVSEAGREDIHKAVMAARQAFDEGPWSCMSGAERSRLMYKLADLMEEHKNELAQLETLDNGKPIRETLAADIPLAIEHMRYYAGWATKIVGQTIPVSGEYFNYTRHEAVGVVGQIIPWNFPLLMAMWKMGAALATGCTIVLKPAEQTPLSALYLAELFEEAGFPKGVVNIVPGFGEIAGQALVNHPFVDKIAFTGSTPVGKQIMRQASETLKRVTLELGGKSPNIILPDADLSRAIPAALSGVMFNQGQVCCAGSRLFIPKKMYDNVMADLVLYSKNLTQGAGLDPKTTIGPLVSEEQQQRVMGYIEKGIEEGAEVLCGGNKPFDKGYFVAPTVFADVNDEMTIAKEEIFGPVISALPFNDIDEVIERANKSSFGLAAGVWTENIKNAHYIASKVRAGTVWVNCYNVFDAASPFGGYKQSGLGREMGSYALDNYTEVKSVWVNLN from the coding sequence ATGAGTCAATTAGCTGTAAATCTTCATGAAAAGGTTGAACAGTTTCTTCAGGGAACAAAAAAGTTATACGTGAACGGAACGTTTGTTGAAAGTGTATCCGGAAAAACATTTAAAACACCGAACCCAGCAACTGGTGAGACACTTGCAATCGTATCAGAAGCTGGTCGTGAAGATATTCATAAAGCTGTAATGGCCGCAAGACAAGCTTTTGATGAAGGACCTTGGTCATGTATGAGCGGTGCAGAGCGCAGTCGCTTGATGTACAAACTGGCAGACTTAATGGAAGAACATAAAAATGAATTAGCTCAGCTTGAAACATTAGATAACGGTAAGCCCATTCGTGAAACATTAGCGGCAGATATTCCGCTTGCTATTGAGCATATGCGTTATTATGCCGGTTGGGCTACAAAAATTGTCGGACAAACCATCCCAGTATCCGGCGAATACTTTAACTATACACGCCATGAAGCAGTGGGTGTTGTTGGGCAAATTATCCCATGGAATTTCCCTCTCCTTATGGCCATGTGGAAAATGGGAGCTGCTTTGGCAACAGGCTGTACAATTGTACTGAAACCCGCTGAACAGACTCCGCTATCCGCTCTATATTTAGCCGAATTATTTGAAGAAGCTGGATTTCCAAAAGGTGTAGTCAATATTGTTCCAGGATTTGGGGAAATTGCTGGACAAGCTCTTGTAAATCACCCTTTCGTTGATAAGATTGCATTTACAGGGTCAACCCCTGTTGGTAAACAAATTATGAGACAAGCCTCTGAAACATTAAAGCGTGTAACATTAGAACTTGGTGGAAAATCACCAAACATCATTTTGCCAGATGCTGATTTATCTCGTGCAATTCCTGCCGCACTGTCGGGTGTTATGTTTAACCAAGGACAAGTATGCTGCGCTGGATCGCGCTTATTTATCCCGAAAAAAATGTACGATAATGTTATGGCTGACCTTGTCCTTTATTCAAAAAATTTAACACAAGGTGCAGGATTAGATCCGAAAACAACAATCGGCCCTCTCGTTTCTGAAGAACAGCAGCAACGCGTTATGGGCTACATTGAAAAAGGGATCGAAGAAGGTGCTGAGGTACTTTGCGGAGGAAATAAACCATTCGATAAAGGCTATTTCGTGGCCCCAACTGTGTTTGCCGACGTAAATGATGAAATGACCATTGCAAAAGAGGAGATTTTTGGTCCTGTTATTTCAGCATTACCGTTTAACGATATCGATGAAGTAATTGAACGTGCAAATAAATCATCCTTTGGTTTAGCTGCTGGCGTTTGGACAGAAAACATTAAAAATGCACACTATATCGCAAGTAAAGTTCGTGCAGGAACCGTTTGGGTAAACTGTTATAATGTCTTTGATGCAGCATCTCCATTCGGTGGATATAAACAATCTGGCTTAGGCCGCGAAATGGGATCATATGCACTAGATAACTATACAGAAGTAAAAAGCGTTTGGGTGAACTTAAACTAA
- a CDS encoding YfhD family protein, whose translation MNKQNENKKPVSDGIDVEFSRELADHDDLEANARAAAADARQKRQSKKK comes from the coding sequence ATGAACAAACAAAACGAAAATAAAAAACCAGTTTCTGATGGTATTGATGTTGAGTTCTCTCGTGAACTAGCTGACCATGATGACCTAGAAGCAAACGCGCGTGCAGCAGCCGCCGATGCACGCCAAAAACGCCAATCGAAAAAAAAATAA
- the shc gene encoding squalene--hopene cyclase has protein sequence MVLYGRVCAEIERTITALHTMQQQDGAWRFCFEGSPLTDCHMIFLLRLLEKEEEIEPFVARLTSIQTNEGTWKLYEDERAGNVSTTIQAYAALLASGMYTKEDVNMKRAEAFIQERGGIARSHFMTKFLLALHGGYEYPRMFYFPTPILFLPEDSPLSIFELSSSARIHLIPMMICMNKRFTVSKTILPNLDHISGSSKSEWFREDRSSLFETILGEVKKFVTYPLSLHHKGDKEAERFMIERIDRNGTLYSYASATFYMIYALLALGHHIQSPLIQQAVAGLRTYKWHMEAGIHLQNSPSTVWDTALLSYALQEANVNESTPMIQTATEYIWQRQHHEKKDWSLHAPTLSPGGWGFSDVNTTIPDVDDTTAALRALARSRKRNRRIEEAWKKGVNWVKGLQNKDGGWAAFEKGVTNRFLTHLPLENSGDMMTDPSTADITGRVLEFFGTYAPNELQDHQKNRAITWLMDVQENNGSWYGKWGVSYIYGTWAALTGLRAVGVANTHPALKKAVMWLERIQHRDGGWGESCRSSIEKRFVPLSFSTPSQTAWAIDALISYYDEETPVIRKGISYLLEHAASHQEYPTGTGLPNGFYIRYHSYSYMYPLLTFAHYINKYRK, from the coding sequence GTGGTATTATACGGAAGAGTGTGTGCAGAAATAGAGCGGACAATCACTGCACTTCATACAATGCAACAGCAAGATGGTGCATGGCGCTTTTGTTTTGAAGGATCGCCATTAACAGATTGTCATATGATTTTTTTACTTCGATTATTAGAAAAGGAAGAAGAAATAGAGCCGTTTGTAGCAAGGTTAACGTCCATACAAACAAATGAAGGAACTTGGAAGCTATACGAAGATGAACGTGCTGGCAACGTATCTACTACGATTCAAGCATATGCGGCGTTACTTGCATCTGGCATGTATACGAAAGAGGATGTCAATATGAAGCGTGCGGAAGCTTTTATTCAAGAAAGAGGAGGAATTGCACGTTCTCATTTTATGACGAAGTTTTTATTAGCACTGCATGGAGGATATGAATATCCTAGAATGTTTTATTTTCCAACTCCTATTTTATTCTTGCCTGAAGATTCTCCACTTAGCATATTTGAACTTAGTAGTTCTGCGCGTATTCATCTTATTCCAATGATGATTTGTATGAACAAAAGATTTACTGTATCAAAAACTATACTTCCGAATTTAGATCATATTTCAGGAAGCAGTAAGTCCGAATGGTTTCGTGAGGACCGCTCCTCATTATTTGAAACGATTCTTGGAGAAGTGAAAAAGTTTGTAACGTATCCTTTATCTCTTCATCATAAAGGGGACAAAGAAGCAGAGCGCTTTATGATAGAGAGGATTGACAGAAATGGTACATTATATAGCTATGCGAGCGCTACATTTTATATGATTTATGCACTTCTGGCGCTAGGGCATCATATTCAATCACCTCTTATTCAACAAGCAGTCGCAGGGCTCCGAACATACAAATGGCATATGGAAGCGGGCATTCATTTACAAAACTCTCCATCTACCGTATGGGATACGGCTTTACTCAGCTATGCATTACAAGAAGCGAATGTAAATGAGAGCACACCTATGATTCAAACAGCAACAGAATATATATGGCAAAGACAACATCATGAAAAGAAAGACTGGAGCTTGCATGCACCTACACTTTCTCCTGGAGGATGGGGGTTCTCAGATGTGAATACAACAATTCCAGACGTTGATGATACAACTGCTGCTTTAAGAGCGTTAGCACGAAGCAGAAAAAGGAATAGAAGAATAGAGGAGGCTTGGAAAAAAGGGGTGAACTGGGTGAAAGGATTACAAAATAAAGACGGAGGATGGGCTGCTTTTGAAAAGGGGGTAACAAATCGGTTTCTGACACATTTACCATTAGAAAATTCTGGTGATATGATGACGGATCCTTCTACTGCAGATATTACAGGACGGGTTTTGGAGTTTTTTGGGACGTATGCTCCTAATGAATTACAAGATCATCAAAAGAATCGCGCGATTACATGGCTAATGGATGTTCAAGAGAACAATGGATCATGGTACGGAAAATGGGGGGTCAGTTATATATATGGTACGTGGGCTGCTCTTACAGGATTGCGAGCTGTTGGAGTTGCGAATACACATCCAGCTTTAAAAAAGGCAGTTATGTGGTTAGAACGTATACAACATCGCGATGGAGGCTGGGGAGAATCTTGCCGAAGTAGTATAGAAAAAAGATTTGTTCCGCTATCCTTTAGTACTCCTTCCCAAACTGCATGGGCGATTGATGCTCTTATTTCTTATTATGATGAAGAAACACCAGTCATTCGAAAAGGAATTTCTTATTTATTAGAGCACGCTGCGAGTCATCAAGAATATCCTACAGGAACAGGATTACCAAATGGATTTTATATTCGTTATCATAGTTATTCTTATATGTATCCATTACTTACATTTGCACATTATATAAACAAATACCGAAAATAA
- a CDS encoding divergent PAP2 family protein — protein sequence METILHNEPFMAAVLSWFLAQFTKVIFKLAKTREFDFAQFFASGGMPSSHSSTVTALATGVGIVEGISSAVFAVAVIFAIIVMYDASGVRLAVSKQAKILNDFFHGRQTNYKKLNELVGHTPYQVVVGAILGVVVGIWYCM from the coding sequence GTGGAAACAATTCTACATAATGAACCGTTTATGGCCGCAGTATTATCGTGGTTTTTAGCACAATTTACGAAAGTGATTTTTAAACTCGCTAAGACAAGAGAATTTGATTTTGCTCAATTCTTTGCTTCTGGTGGTATGCCGAGTTCGCATTCTTCAACAGTTACTGCCTTAGCAACAGGTGTTGGAATTGTGGAAGGGATATCGAGTGCCGTGTTTGCTGTGGCAGTGATTTTCGCCATTATTGTTATGTATGACGCTTCTGGAGTCAGGCTTGCCGTAAGTAAACAGGCGAAGATTTTAAATGACTTTTTTCATGGGAGACAAACGAATTATAAAAAATTAAATGAACTTGTCGGTCATACTCCTTATCAAGTTGTTGTCGGAGCTATTTTAGGAGTTGTTGTCGGAATTTGGTACTGTATGTAA
- the rarD gene encoding EamA family transporter RarD, whose amino-acid sequence MESQKALQRKGIIYAAGAYTMWGILPVYWKWVEEVPAEEILAHRIVWAFVFMLIVLGVSKRFGQFMSELMKLFTQPKLFISLTIASILITGNWFVYIWAVNHGHIIEASLGYYINPLVSIVLGTVVLKEKLNFWQYVAVGLAGVGVVILTVRYGEIPWIALSLACTFGLYGLTKKLLNYDAMNGLTLETMIVTPVAAIYLFMVGAHGFGSFGSISIAETLLLMGAGAVTALPLFYFAKGAQRIPLYMIGFLQYIAPTINLILGIFIFHEHFTSAHIMAFLFIWIALFIFSIAKTKFLLKKQPKFLKNKSAKYYNA is encoded by the coding sequence ATGGAGAGTCAAAAAGCACTACAAAGAAAAGGAATTATATATGCGGCTGGTGCTTATACGATGTGGGGGATCCTACCAGTTTATTGGAAATGGGTAGAAGAAGTTCCTGCTGAGGAAATATTGGCACATCGCATCGTTTGGGCTTTTGTTTTTATGTTAATCGTTCTTGGTGTATCAAAGCGATTTGGTCAATTTATGAGTGAACTGATGAAACTTTTTACACAACCTAAATTGTTCATCTCGTTAACAATTGCGTCTATTTTAATTACTGGAAACTGGTTTGTGTACATATGGGCGGTTAATCATGGTCATATTATTGAAGCCAGTCTTGGTTATTATATTAACCCACTAGTAAGTATTGTCCTTGGGACGGTTGTTTTAAAAGAGAAGCTAAATTTTTGGCAATACGTTGCTGTTGGGCTAGCTGGAGTAGGGGTAGTGATTTTAACGGTTCGATACGGCGAAATTCCATGGATTGCTCTTTCGCTTGCATGTACATTTGGTTTATATGGTTTAACGAAAAAATTATTGAATTATGATGCAATGAATGGGTTGACCTTGGAAACAATGATCGTTACACCGGTTGCTGCTATCTATTTATTTATGGTTGGAGCGCATGGATTCGGTTCGTTTGGATCGATTTCTATAGCGGAAACATTACTTTTAATGGGAGCTGGAGCTGTTACAGCGTTGCCACTTTTTTACTTTGCTAAGGGAGCACAAAGGATTCCGCTATATATGATAGGATTTTTGCAATATATTGCACCAACAATCAATCTTATTTTAGGTATTTTTATTTTCCATGAGCATTTTACGTCTGCTCATATTATGGCATTTTTATTTATTTGGATTGCATTGTTTATATTTTCTATCGCAAAAACAAAGTTTTTACTAAAAAAACAGCCTAAGTTTTTAAAAAATAAATCAGCAAAGTATTATAATGCGTAG
- a CDS encoding DUF1294 domain-containing protein produces the protein MKWIYFIVINVIAFSMMGLDKRKARKKKWRTPERTLFLVAAAGGALGAWFGMYVFHHKTHKNQFVLGIPLLVFITIGLFFAV, from the coding sequence ATGAAGTGGATTTATTTTATCGTTATTAATGTGATTGCATTTAGTATGATGGGATTGGATAAACGAAAGGCCAGAAAGAAAAAATGGCGCACGCCAGAAAGGACATTATTTTTAGTAGCAGCGGCTGGAGGGGCACTTGGAGCATGGTTTGGTATGTATGTTTTTCATCATAAAACACATAAGAATCAATTTGTACTTGGGATTCCTCTGCTTGTTTTCATTACAATTGGCCTGTTTTTTGCTGTATAA